One stretch of Podospora bellae-mahoneyi strain CBS 112042 chromosome 2, whole genome shotgun sequence DNA includes these proteins:
- a CDS encoding hypothetical protein (EggNog:ENOG503PMYX), with amino-acid sequence MNMASHIRQRDAEPSTSLTPGAIAGIACGSGAIFIGAAGLFILYWRRNRQYDREDDLYRTDSEENVFRAGAIPAVSYTLDYKIHSPQQQQQQQQQQHQHHKASSSYSYSPEKAAYPFSPLSTNSSSGPGSAMPTHPAYIPRAMVRGIPVSSNFSPQPTPPSNPPQQEPLPHFTFPQEPENPTPRSQRPSPLNLNTTSPSLPSTRKQAPKLLLSTSNSNPLPGKQNATISGPLAFPSHYQPPPNLPSPPQKHPKPKRIRNPHDQIYDDDSSSGEDDNTHPKEMESYEESDIQYYHQHHHYHHQDKRTFRERSLSGSGGGSQPSSGGLPPHEQGKKSRRKRFSGGSSSQPAQQPAQQQRGNRHYAEIEIGRGSDIW; translated from the coding sequence ATGAATATGGCGTCCCATATCCGGCAACGGGACGCCGAGCCCAGTACAAGCCTCACTCCTGGAGCCATAGCAGGAATCGCCTGCGGATCCGGAGCCATCTTTATCGGCGCTGCCGGCCTCTTCATTCTCTACTGGAGACGAAACCGCCAATATGACCGAGAAGACGACCTCTACCGAACCGACTCCGAGGAAAATGTCTTCCGCGCTGGTGCCATCCCCGCGGTGTCATATACACTCGACTACAAAATCCATagcccacaacaacaacaacaacaacaacaacaacaacaccaacatcacaaAGCCAGCAGCTCTTACAGCTACTCCCCCGAAAAGGCCGCCTACCCTTTCTCCCCGCTAAGCACCAACTCCAGCTCCGGGCCCGGCAGCGCAATGCCCACTCACCCAGCCTACATCCCCAGGGCTATGGTCCGCGGCATACCAGTATCAAGCAATTTttctccccaaccaacaccaccgtccaaccctcctcaacaagaaCCCCTTCCTCATTTCACCTTCCCCCAAGAACCCgaaaacccaaccccccggTCCCAACGCCCCTCCCCTTTaaacctcaacaccacctccccctccttgccGTCAACCCGTAAACAAGCCCCCAAACTgctcctctccacctccaactccaaccccctccccggaAAACAAAACGCCACCATCTCCGGCCCCTTGGCATTTCCATCCCActaccaaccccctcctaacctcccctctcccccgcaaaaacaccccaaacccaagaGGATCCGCAACCCCCACGATCAAATCTACGACGATGATTCCTCATCAGGTGAAGACGACAATACCCACCCCAAAGAAATGGAAAGTTATGAGGAGAGCGACATCCAGTAttatcaccaacatcaccactaccaccaccaagataAACGGACTTTTAGGGAGAGGTCGTTGTCTGGTTCAGGGGGAGGATCGCAGCCCAGCTCGGGGGGGTTGCCACCACACGAAcaggggaagaagagcagaAGAAAACGCTTCTCAGGCGGATCATCGTCTCAGCCGGCACAGCAGCCGGCACAGCAGCAAAGGGGGAATAGACATTATGCCGAGATTgagattgggagggggagtgatATTTGGTAG
- a CDS encoding hypothetical protein (EggNog:ENOG503PQHS) — protein sequence MHVASRLSPESTSCSDLSHTTRVVRALRPAPTTTTLVIPLSECCESRTPPVDFRPRTTLSTVTATSVTTGVRGQSNTSPPSPSPPTTVGILPGFAIAGIVVGILLVLAGAAFIFFLCRRRKQRRRDSGTAREAPMYHFQEYQTVPVNQPRSSPSHSPSNSSVATEALLDLGLYESDDANEYTYGAVTPPQPQHVEHEMVQIRKATPSPRAVDRRSVDTVFALWFYATTELDRRRSKGSSNLAELPSAPSPPVPALPASPPPPVPASNPDTASTKRSSKARRTYLTPAGTPWEPSKPPKTPLPPPPPVSAPSTSPAPRKTSNPRFSLFPAPPKPPPKNIMRNINSSRSPIPAPLKITPLTNHPLRTQRSEPQPQAQQKQPETRPRAPSTGMKSAPLPSNKPLPLSPPITSETRPPQPQHRPRARSSQSRLGRVGLGLQTEGMVNIPLNNPSPSSRRPGTSLSSCPFGRGRQQQQTQEAPRPGTSLGTTTRPRTPGTAPASSTRFNDGLLTPPMGQGAFPPPPGASHKTRRSLPGTSGSRWFGGFGGWRSPKYIS from the coding sequence ATGCATGTGGCGTCTCGTCTAAGTCCTGAATCAACGTCCTGTTCTGACCTATCCCATACAACTCGTGTGGTCAGAGCTTTGCGACCGGCACCTACTACGACGACATTGGTTATTCCCCTGAGCGAGTGCTGCGAGTCTCGAACGCCACCGGTCGACTTTAGACCTAGAACGACACTTTCTACAGTTACTGCCACTTCGGTCACCACGGGAGTCCGAGGTCAATCCAATACCagccctccctctccctcgccaccgACTACTGTGGGGATCCTGCCAGGGTTTGCCATTGCAGGCATTGTTGTGGGAATTCTCCTGGTTCTCGCCGGTGCTGCCTTCATATTCTTCCTCTGCCGTCGCAGGAAACAACGTCGGCGGGATTCAGGGACAGCAAGAGAGGCACCCATGTATCACTTTCAGGAATATCAGACCGTCCCGGTCAACCAACcgagatcatcaccatcacactctccttccaactcctccgTGGCTACCGAAGCACTACTCGACTTGGGACTATACGAAAGCGACGACGCCAATGAATACACGTACGGGGCAGTaacacctccccaaccccaacacgTGGAGCACGAAATGGTACAAATTAGAAAGGCAACGCCCTCCCCTAGAGCCGTGGACCGCCGGAGTGTCGACACAGTCTTTGCCCTGTGGTTCTATGCCACCACGGAGCTTGACCGTCGACGATCAAAGGGTTCTTCCAATCTCGCCGAACTCccttctgctccttctccaccggTACCAGCcttgccagcatcaccaccgccacccgtCCCAGCTTCAAATCCAGATACAGCCAGTACCAAACGCTCCTCCAAAGCACGAAGAACATACCTCACCCCTGCTGGTACACCATGGGAACCTAGCaagccccccaaaacaccccttccccctccgccaccggTCTCggctccctcaacctcaccagccccACGGAAAACATCCAACCCCCGGTTCTCCCTCTTTCCAGCCCCACCAAAGCCACCCCCGAAGAACATCATGAGGAACATCAACTCAAGCCGGTCACCAATCCCCGCCCCATTGAAGATAACACCCCTGACAAACCACCCTCTACGAACACAAAGATCTGAACCTCAaccacaagcacaacaaAAGCAACCAGAAACGAGACCCCGAGCCCCCTCAACAGGCATGAAatccgcccccctcccctccaacaaacctctccctctatcaccccccatcacctcagAAACCAgacccccccaaccccaacaccgaCCCCGCGCCCGGTCTTCCCAATCCCGTCTTGGACGAGTCGGGCTTGGCCTTCAAACAGAAGGCATGGTCAACATCCcactcaacaaccccagtCCGTCCAGCCGTCGGCCAGGAACATCACTTTCTTCCTGCCCGTTTGGTAGGggaagacaacaacaacaaacccagGAAGCACCCCGACCCGGGACGTCGCTAggcacaacaaccagaccTCGCACTCCTGGCACCGCTCCCGCTTCCTCGACAAGATTCAACGACGGCTTGCTGACGCCTCCTATGGGCCAAGGGGcattccctcctccgccgggAGCGAGTCACAAGACTAGGAGGTCACTTCCTGGGACGAGCGGGAGCAGGTGGTTtggcgggtttggggggtggaggagtcCAAAGTATATTTCTTGA
- a CDS encoding hypothetical protein (EggNog:ENOG503P22D; COG:S), whose protein sequence is MSDAMDAYWQLQPLARTLATAIFVTSIGGHLGLIPTGWLFFHSSLAIFHMPPQIWRFLTTFLLSGPQLGIILDPYFVYQYLSQIESGNPKFQRKEEVLWYLITVSGFILLFTQCFLGFQPFLISALIIALCYTGSQDSRGMKANFFFFTVPAQLVPYCMLGMSVIMNPAALPQQICGILAAHLHDFLVRTWPEFGGGRNWLATPAFVSRLVTTPRILQREYGTGFRPRTQTSGSSTGASAGSGPLPDSWKTRGTGHRLG, encoded by the exons atgtcGGACGCGATGGATGCCTACTGGCAGTTACAGCCATTGGCGCGAACACTCGCGACCGCCATCTTCGTCACGTCGATTGGAGGGCATCTGGGATTGATCCCAACGGGCTGGTTGTTCTTCCACTCCTCGCTGGCCATCTTCCATATGCCACCTCAGATTTGGCGgttcctcaccacctttcTGTTGAGTGGTCCCCAGCTGGGCATCATCTTGGATCCCTACTTCGTCTACCAGTATCTCAGCCAGATCGAGTCCGGGAACCCCAAATTCCAAcggaaggaggaggttctcTGGTACCTCATAACGGTCAGCGGCTTCATCTTG CTGTTCACCCAGTGTTTCCTGGGCTTCCAGCCTTTTCTCATCAGCGCCTTGATTATTGCTCTATGCTACACGGGTTCGCAAGATTCGCGCGGCATGAAGGccaactttttctttttcaccGTGCCAGCCCAGCTTGTTCCGTATTGCATGCTCGGCATGTCCGTCATCATGAACCCTGCCGCTCTGCCCCAACAGATTTGTGGTATCTTGGCCGCCCATCTTCACGACTTCTTAGTACGCACCTGGCCCGAGTTTGGAGGCGGTAGAAATTGGTTGGCCACTCCAGCATTCGTGTCTCGACTCGTCACCACGCCGAGAATTCTCCAACGCGAGTACGGCACCGGATTTCGCCCACGGACCCAGACGTCGGGCAGTTCTACGGGGGCCTCCGCCGGCTCCGGGCCACTTCCCGACTCCTGGAAGACAAGGGGAACTGGCCATCGGCTGGGTTAA
- the HIS3 gene encoding imidazoleglycerol-phosphate dehydratase (EggNog:ENOG503NV4T; COG:E; BUSCO:EOG09264TJN) — protein sequence MATAEHPPRWAAFARDTNETKIQLSLNLDGGRFHPDTDARLFKGQDHASQTSKSQTISINTGIGFLDHMLHALSKHAGWSLALNCKGDLHIDDHHTAEDVCIALGYAFAQALGTPVGIKRFGFAYCPLDEALSRAVVDISNRPHSVIDLGLKREKIGDLSTEMIPHCMQSFAQAARITLHVDVIRGDNDHHRAESAFKALAVAIREAISRVAGKEGEVPSTKGTLSV from the exons ATGGCTACTGCTGAACACCCTCCCCGCTGGGCCGCTTTTGCGCGCGACACCAACGAGACCAAGATCCAGCTTTCGCTGAATCTCGACGGCGGGCGCTTCCACCCAGACACCGACGCCCGTCTCTTCAAGGGCCAGGACCACGCCAGCCAGACGAGCAAGTCGCAGaccatcagcatcaacaccggCATTGGTTTCTTGGACCACATGCTTCACGCCCTGTCCAAGCATGCGGGCTGGAGTCTGGCGCTGAACTGCAAGGGTGATTTGCACA TCGATGACCACCACACGGCCGAAGACGTCTGCATCGCCCTCGGATACGCCTTTGCCCAAGCCCTCGGCACCCCCGTCGGCATCAAGCGCTTCGGCTTCGCCTACTGCCCCCTCGACGAGGCCCTCAGCAGAGCCGTGGTCGACATCTCTAACAGACCGCACAGCGTTATCGACTTGGGACTCAAGCGCGAGAAGATTGGGGATCTGAGCACCGAGATGATCCCTCACTGCATGCAAAGCTTCGCGCAGGCGGCGCGCATCACGCTGCATGTGGATGTGATTAGGGGGGATAATGACCACCACAGGGCCGAGAGCGCGTTCAaggcgctggcggtggcgaTTAGGGAGGCTATTTCGAGGGTTgctgggaaggagggggaggtgccTAGTACTAAGGGGACGTTGAGTGTTTAA
- the LOC1 gene encoding 60S ribosomal subunit assembly/export protein (EggNog:ENOG503P1SC; COG:A), which translates to MAPTRTIKNKHAAGSKSSSSSSGPKRSSSSGVKKPSGGKGAPKGKIPSKEQKSKPNFGQDRKKKPRVYTEKELGIPELNMITPVGVTKPKGKKKGKVFVDDRESMSTILAIVQAEKEGQIESKLIKARQMEEIREARKAEAEKKEQERKAKLDETKELMRKKRKRGDGEKTKKEDEEEDKIVKEAVLRGTKAGRTKKKSVSFAAE; encoded by the exons ATGGCACCAACCCGAACAATAAAAAACAAACACGCCGCCGGCTCcaaatcttcctcctcctcttccggcCCAAAACGATCCTCTTCATCCGGCGTGAAGAAACCCTCAGGCGGCAAGGGTGCCCCCAAAGGCAAAATCCCCTCCAAAGAACAAAAGTCCAAACCCAACTTCGGCCAAGACCGCAAAAAGAAACCCCGCGTCTACACCGAAAAAGAGCTAGGGATACCAGAGCTGAATATGATCACCCCCGTTGGGGTGACCAAGCCcaaagggaagaagaaggggaaggtttTTGTTGATGATAGG GAATCAATGTCCACAATCCTAGCCATAGTCCAAGCCGAGAAAGAAGGCCAGATCGAGTCCAAGTTAATCAAGGCCCGCCAAATGGAGGAGATTCGCGAGGCGCGCAAAGcagaggcggagaagaaggagcaggagaggaaggctAAGCTGGATGAGACGAAGgagttgatgaggaagaagaggaagaggggtgatggggagaagacgaaaaaggaggatgaggaggaggataagatTGTCAAGGAGGCTGTTTTGAGGGGTAccaaggcggggaggacgaagaagaagagtgtTTCTTTTGCGGCCGAGTAG
- the ECM42 gene encoding Arginine biosynthesis bifunctional protein ArgJ, mitochondrial (BUSCO:EOG09262528; MEROPS:MER0011829; COG:E; EggNog:ENOG503NVW6) — protein MVGFSRCALSQLRQPKAQLVRSFSHIPSRAYSAPSSSIPAAKKKYIPTSGTYPLGFQVSGTIVGVKPSNTTKPDLALLTSEVPCAAAAVFTKNKFQAAPVTFSRALLQKKGNKGIQGVVINSGCANAVTGKGGLEDAAKMAQAADKCLGQSDSTIVMSTGVIGQRLPIDKIINNVPKAHSALGGSHEHWLTMAKAICTTDTFPKLISRTFTLPSSPGVEYRIAGTTKGAGMIHPNMATLLGVIATDAPISSSALPSVLKHAVDRSFNSITIDGDTSTNDTVALLANGMAGGKEVVEGTPDYEAFREVLTKFSTELAQLIVRDGEGATKFVTIKVVDSASEEAARKIASTIARSPLVKTALYGKDANWGRILCATGYSLISEPSEPINDVPEIVPEKTNVSFVPTDGTAELKLLVNGEPEQVDEARAAEILELEDLEILVRLGTGDKQATYWTCDYSHEYITINGDYRT, from the exons ATGGTGGGCTTCAGTCGATGTGCGTTGAGCCAATTGAGGCAACCTAAAGCTCAATTGGTTCGGTCCTTTTCTCACATCCCATCCCGAGCTTATTCTGCCCCGTCCAGCTCCATCCCcgcggccaagaagaagtacATCCCAACCTCAGGCACATACCCCCTCGGCTTCCAGGTGTCAGGCACCATCGTTGGAGTTAAGCCCAGCAACACAACAAAACCAGATCTCGCTCTCTTGACATCCGAAGTACCAtgtgctgccgccgccgtcttcACCAAGAACAAGTTTCAGGCCGCCCCCGTCACTTTCAGCCGTGCTCTGTTGCAAAAGAAGGGAAATAAGGGCATCCAGGGGGTGGTCATCAACTCGGGATGCGCCAATGCCGTCACTGGAAAGGGTGGTTTGGAGGATGCCGCCAAGATGGCTCAGGCGGCTGACAAGTGCCTCGGTCAGAGTGATAGCACCATTGTCATGAGCACTGGTGTCATCGGACAGAGGCTGCCCATCGACAAGATCATCAACAACGTGCCAAAGGCCCACAGTGCTTTGGGCGGGTCCCACGAGCACTGGCTCACCATGGCCAAGGCCATCTGCACCACTGATACCTTCCCCAAGCTCATCTCCCGCACTTTTActttgccctcctcgccaggcGTGGAGTATAGGATAGCGGGTACCACCAAGGGAGCGGGCATGATTCACCCCAACATGGCCACCCTTTTGGGTGTTATTGCCACGGATGCCCCTatctcgtcgtcggctcTTCCATCGGTTCTCAAGCACGCCGTCGACCGTTCCttcaacagcatcaccattGACGGTGACACGTCGACCAACGACACTGTTGCGCTGTTGGCCAACGGTATGGCTGGAGGaaaggaggttgtggagggcACACCTGATTATGAGGCCTTCCGTGAGGTTCTCACCAAGTTCTCTACAGAGTTGGCGCAGTTGATTGTGcgtgatggtgagggtgctACCAAGTTTGTGACaatcaaggtggtggattcCGCTAGCGAGGAGGCCGCTCGGAAGATTGCGAGCACCATTGCGAGATCGCCACTTGTCAAGACTGCCTTGTATGGCAAGGATGCAAACTG GGGCCGCATTCTGTGCGCCACCGGCTACTCCCTGATTTCCGAGCCTAGCGAGCCCATCAACGATGTTCCTGAGATTGTCCCTGAGAAGACCAATGTCTCGTTCGTGCCCACGGATGGCACTGCTGAGCTCAAGCTGTTGGTGAACGGAGAGCCTGAgcaggttgatgag GCGAGAGCTGCTGAGATTTTGGAGCTCGAGGATCTTGAGATTTTGGTCAGGCTCGGAACTGGCGACAAGCAAGCCACTTACTGGACCTGCGACTACAGTCATGAGTACAT TACCATCAACGGTGACTACCGCACATAA
- a CDS encoding hypothetical protein (EggNog:ENOG503P5S4), translated as MPTSLNNAKHEEAVDASWAATRGAVSGALKWGVATAVLGGLGYAFSPVYRGLTIQFKVYIQMSGMVLGSMLEADARLREYEAQMRLRRRLMKEQAMWASFEERYGKEEEDD; from the exons AtgcccacctccctcaacaacgccAAACACGAAGAAGCGGTTGACGCCTCCTGGGCCGCGACACGGGGTGCGGTCTCTGGTGCGCTGAAGTGGGGGGTTGCGACGGCGGTGCTGGGCGGGTTGGGGTATGCTTTCTCGCCGGTGTACAGGGGTTTGACTATTCAGTTCAAGGT GTACATCCAAATGTCGGGCATGGTCCTAGGCAGCATGCTCGAAGCGGATGCTAGGCTGAGGGAGTATGAAGCCCAAATGAGGctgcggaggaggctgatgaAGGAGCAGGCCATGTGGGCTAGTTTTGAGGAGAGGtatgggaaggaggaggaggatgattaA
- a CDS encoding hypothetical protein (EggNog:ENOG503Q008), with protein MRHSKAFLPLSLASLGAAEIVGQWTAWSLARTCTPEGSSCTYHLVLVPGPESDFITCDWTVDSTSNFKPAYQTDFVEAKCGDNLSLNGGWSSMGFITIVPTDKAANVYAFFDFTDAELADGQVASSRQRPAYRVGTFGEKEHPDVGLGMSKKMVRRLSRGVVQQHGGSLSASKPTKVKRRDITMSDQLRKHISAMYASSQQLHGPKINNGQERHRLGTRNDNPETWQIHSLTRRKPSHPQVSSP; from the coding sequence atgCGTCACAGCAAAgctttccttcccctctctctaGCCTCCCTAGGAGCAGCAGAGATAGTCGGCCAGTGGACAGCCTGGTCCCTCGCCCGCACCTGTACCCCTGAAGGCAGCTCCTGCACCtaccacctcgtcctcgtcccagGTCCGGAATCCGATTTCATCACCTGCGACTGGACCGTCGACTCTACCAGTAACTTCAAACCCGCGTACCAAACCGACTTTGTCGAAGCAAAATGCGGAGACAACCTTTCCCTAAACGGGGGCTGGAGCAGCATGGggttcatcaccatcgtgCCCACCGACAAAGCAGCCAATGTCTACGCCTTCTTCGACTTCACCGACGCCGAGCTCGCAGACGGGCAGGTTGCGTCATCAAGACAAAGACCTGCCTACCGAGTCGGCACTTTTGGCGAGAAGGAGCACCCTGACGTGGGGCTGGGTATGTCGAAAAAGATGGTGAGGAGACTAAGCCGTGGTGTTGTCCAGCAGCATGGCGGCTCCTTGTCAGCATCCAAACCGACAAAGGTAAAGAGGCGGGATATAACCATGAGTGATCAACTGCGAAAGCACATCTCGGCGATGTATGCCTCCAGCCAGCAGCTTCACGGGCCAAAGATCAACAACGGCCAGGAGAGACACCGCCTCGGCACCCGTAACGACAACCCAGAAACATGGCAAAtccactccctcacccgccgtaaaccctcccacccccaagtTTCCTCCCCCTAA
- the RFC4 gene encoding replication factor C subunit 4 (COG:L; EggNog:ENOG503NUUJ): MPAATTKKPEANGESSTAAYKAQTANPSGNPTYELPWVEKYRPVFLDDVVGNTETIERLKIIARDGNMPHVIISGMPGIGKTTSVLCLARQLLGDAYKEAVLELNASDERGIDVVRQRIKGFAQKKVTLPQGRHKLVILDEADSMTSGAQQALRRTMEIYSNTTRFAFACNQSNKIIEPLQSRCAILRYAKLTDEQVVKRLLQIIDAEGVKFSEDGLAALVFSAEGDMRQAINNLQSTWAGFGFVSGDNVFKVVDSPHPIKVQAMLKACYEGNVDSALDTLRELWDLGYSSHDIISTMFRVTKTIETLSEHSKLEFIKEIGFTHMKVLEGVQTLLQLSGCVVRLCRLNMDPKRFERR, from the exons ATGCCAGCCGCAACGACAAAAAAGCCGGAAGCCAACGGGGAGTCCTCCACCGCAGCCTACAAAGCCCAGACAGCCAACCCCAGTGGCAACCCAACCTACGAGCTCCCGTG GGTCGAAAAATACCGCCCCGTATTCCTCGACGACGTAGTAGGCAACACCGAGACCATCGAGCGCCTCAAGATCATCGCCCGCGACGGCAACATGCCCCACGTAATCATCTCTGGCATGCCCGGCATTGGTAAGACCACCTCCGTCTTGTGTCTAGCCCGCCAACTCCTCGGGGACGCCTACAAAGAAGCCGTGCTTGAACTCAACGCCTCTGACGAGAGAGGTATTGATGTTGTGAGGCAGCGTATCAAGGGGTTTGCGCAGAAGAAGGTGACCCTCCCGCAAGGGAGACATAAACTTGTCATCTTGGACGAAGCGGATAGCATGACGAGCGGTGCCCAGCAGGCGTTGAGACGGACGATGGAGATTTACAGCAATACGACGAGGTTCGCCTTCGCCTGCAaccaaagcaacaaaatCATCGAACCCCTCCAGTCGCGCTGCGCCATTCTTCGCTATGCGAAATTAACAGACGAGCAAGTCGTCAAACGCCTCTTGCAAATCATCGATGCGGAAGGTGTCAAGTTCAGTGAGGATGGCCTCGCGGCGTTGGTGTTTAGTGCGGAAGGGGATATGCGCCAGGCGATCAACAACCTGCAATCGACGTGGGCTGGGTTCGGGTTTGTCTCGGGGGACAATGTCTTCAAGGTTGTCGACAGTCCTCACCCGATCAAAGTGCAGGCTATGCTCAAGGCTTGTTATGAGGGGAATGTGGACTCGGCGCTTGACACGTTGAGGGAGCTGTGGGATTTGGGGTACAGCAGTCATGATATTATCTCGACAATGTTTAGGGTGACCAAGACAATTGAGACGTTGAGCGAGCATAGCAAGTTGGAGTTTATCAAGGAGATTGGGTTTACGCATATgaaggttttggagggggtgcaGACGCTACTGCAATTGAGTGGGtgtgtggtgaggttgtgtaGGTTGAATATGGATCCGAAGAGGTTTGAGAGGAGGTAG